The DNA region CTGCGGCCCCTGGCCCGCCCGACGTCGCCGTTCGTCGATGCGCCGCGGGCCCGCGGGCAGCACTGGGTCACCCCGTCGCTGCTGTGCGAGGTGCGCTTCAGCGAGTGGACGCCAGACAACCGCCTCCGCCACCCGGTCTTCCTCGGCCTGCGTGACGACGTGGGGCCCGAAGCGGTCGATCCGTGCGGACCGCGTCGCGAGCCGACGACCACCGAACGACGGACATCGAGCCTCGAGGGCCACCAGTCCGGCCCCTCGGCCTCGACCGGCACTCGTCACCGAGCACACATACGATCGGCGGACCGGCTGTCATCGCTCCCCGCCACCCCGCTCGTCGAGCAGTTGCAGGCGCTCGAGGACGCCGGCCGCGACGGCACGCTGGCGCTCCCGGAGGGGCCGCTCGACGTCACGAACCTGCGCAAGGTCTTCTGGCCCGCCAGCGGCCTCACCAAGGGCGACCTGCTGCGGTACTACGTCCGCATCGCGCCCTGGCTGCTGCCGGTGATCGCGGACCGACCGCTCGTGATGAAGCGCTACCCGAACGGCGTGCTGGGCAAGGCGTTCTACCAGCAGCGGGCGCCCGACGCGGTGCCGCCTGGCGTCCGGGTGGAGACGGTGGAGGGCGACGAGAGCGACGACGGGCCGACGCCGCGGCTGATCGGCGGCTCGCTCATCACGCTGCTCTACGTGGCGCAACTCGGGGCGATCTCGCTCGACCCGTGGTTCTCGCGGGCTGCGACGCCTGCGCAGGCCGACTTCGTGGCCATCGACCTCGATCCGATGCCGGGGGTCCCCTTCACGCAGGTCAAGGACGTGGCGCGGTGGGTGCACGAGGCGCTGGTGATGCTCGACATCCCGGCGGCACTCAAGACGTCGGGCTCGTCGGGCCTGCACATCCACATCCCGCTCGCGCCGGGCACGTCGTACGAATCGGGCCAGCTGCTCTGCCAGATCATCGCGTCGGCGGTGGCCTCGCAGCACCCCAGAGCGGCCACGGTGGAGCGGATGGTCGCCAGGCGGGGCCGCACGGTCTACGTGGACTACCTGCAGAACATCGAGGGCAAGACGCTGGCCTGCGCCTACAGCGCCCGCGCCAGCCAGTTCGCCGGCGTGTCCACGCCGCTGCAGTGGAGCGAACTCGACCAGGACGTGCGCCCGGAGGACTTCACGCTCCAGACGGCGCTGGATCGCTTCGAGGAGACCGGCGACCTGTGGAACCCGGTGATGCAGGGCCGGGCCGCCGACCTGCACGCCGTGCTGGAGAAGCTGGGAAGGTAGGCTCAGGACTCAGGGCTCAGGGCTCATTCAGCACGGTCTCTGAGCCTTGAGCCTTATGCCTCGAGCCTAAGGCATCTTCCGAGTGCCCGTCACGACGACATTGCGGAACTCGGCGGTGTCGTCGAACGAGCCCACGCCGGCGCGCCCCCACGCGAGCGTCGCGTCGGTGGCCAGCATGATCGGCGTGGTCATGTCGTCGACGAACACCTCGATGCGCCCGGTGGACGGCGTGCGCACGACGCGGGCGGCGTGCCACTGCTGATCGGTGAGCGGCGTCACCTGCGACAGCGTGTCGATGCGTTTACGGTCGGCGTCGTTCACCAGGAAGATGCCGTTGTGCACGTCGTCTCGCGCCGCGGAGAGATGCACGTAATAGAAGCGCGTCGGCGATTGGTAGCCGACGACCAGGAGCGCGTCGCGTCGGGGCGTGACGTCGGGCAGCGCGGCGGTCGACCGCACCTCGACGGCGAGCGTCGTCGCCGTCATCTCCGGGCCGTTGACCAGAGCGAGCGCCGAGGGGCGGCGGATGGCGCCACCGGGCTTGCCGGCCGTGACCAGGGCCAGCAGGCCCTGCCGCACGCTCCAGCTGCCGTTGCCGTCGAGCGTGAACTCGCGCGCCAACGCGTCGGCCGAGAGCGTCGGACGGACCGTCGTCGGGCCCTGCGCGGCGAGCACACCGCCGGCCAGTACCGCCCCCAGCGCCACCAGGCGTGCACGCCCTCCGCAAGTTGCCACGTTCCGCATGGCCTGCATTCTCGGCCTTTCGGCATCATCCGTGCAATGACATCGCCCAGTCACATGCAACGTCGGGCGGCACATCGTCGCCCTGACCACAGGTGGAGGACGCGCGATGGGTATTCTTGGCTGGATTGTGTTCGGTTTGGTGATCGGTGCGCTGGCAAAGCTCGTGATGCCCGGGCGAGACCCCGGCGGCATCATCGTGACGATGCTGCTCGGCATCGTCGGGTCGTTGCTGGGCGGTTTCCTCGGTCAGGCACTCGGCCTGTACGGGCCCAACGACGCGGCAGGCTTCTTCATGTCGCTGCTCGGTGCGGTGGTCGTCCTGGCCATCTACCGCATGGCGATGGGACGCGGTCGCCACACCATCACGACCTGATTCAGTGCAGGACTGATGCGACACGCTACAGGTTGCAGGCAATCGGCCGCCTGCAACCTGTTCCCGGCGGCCAGGGGTGTAGGAATTGCCACCCTGTCTTGCCGCTGATGCACAAGTGAACACGACAGTGCCGATGGTCGTGCCGGAATCGCCATCCGGCATTGGCCCAATTCCTGTAAATGAGCGATGGGCACCGTCGCTCTCCTCCACGTCACGCCCGGCCTCGCCGATGGATTGCGGAGCGCCTGCGCGGCGGCAGGGCTCGTGGTCTCTGCGGCACACCTGCACGACCTCGACGCCGGTCACTTCGATGCCGAGGCGTTCCTCCGCCAGCACGACCCCGTCGTCGTCGTCATCGACCTCGCGCCGCCGTATCCGGTGGCGCTCGAACGACTACAGGTCATCAGTCGGTTGCCGGCCGCCCAGGGCCGACAGTTGGTCGTCACGGCGCCCGACCCCGCGTTCGTCGCGGCCTCGCTCGATCACGCCGGTCGGCTCATCGAGATCGTCGGGCAACACGAGGACCTCGGGCCGCTGATCCTCGCCATCAAGGAAGCGACGCGTGCCCGTCCCGGCCGCTGAGCGTCGTCAGCGTTCCCTGTAAGTCGACCAGGCGATGCCGAGCTTGCGCATGCGGGCTCGCAGCGTGTGGGGGTTGACCTTGAGCAACCGGGCGGCACCGTCCGGGCCTTCGATGCGACCACGTGTCTCGGCCAGCGCCGCCTCGATGTGGCGACGAATGGCCTCGTCGAGCGGGACGATGCGGCCGGCCGGCGCGAGTGCGGCCGCGACTTCGGGCGACACGCTCCTCGACGGGCCGCCTCGGCCGAGCGCCGCCGCGATCTCGAGCGAGCGCCCCTGCCCGAGCAGCACGGCGCGATCCATCACGGCCGACATCTCGCGCACGTTGCCCGGCCAGCGATACTCGCGCAGGAGTCGTTCGTGTTCGTCGGTCACGGGCACCGGACGCACGCCGAAGCGATCCGAGGCGCGACGCGCGAAGTACTCGGCGAACTCGCGGATGTCGTCGGGGCGATCGCGCAGCGGCGGGATCACCACCGGGAAGACCGCGAGGCGGTAGTAGAGGTCGTCGCGGAAGGCGTGAGCCTCGACCATCTCGGGGAGATCGCGGTGGGTCGCGGCGATCAGGCGCACCTTCACGCGGACGGGCCGGTCACCGCCGACACGCACCACCTCGCCGTCCTGCACGACCCGGAGCAGACGCACCTGCGCCGGAAGCGACAACTCCCCCACCTCGTCGAGGAACAGGGTGCCGCCGTCAGCCTGCTCGAACCAGCCCTGCCGCTGGGTGAGGGCCCCCGTGAAGGCGCCCTTTTCATGCCCGAAGAGTTCCGAGTCGATCAGCTCGGGCGGGATCGCACCACAGTTCACGCGGCGAAAGGGCCCGAGCCTGAAGGACGACTCCTGGTGGATGAGGCGCGCCACCACTTCCTTGCCGGTGCCGGTCTCGCCAAACAGCAACACGGGAGCGTTGCTGCGCGACACCATGCCGACCCGCTCGAGCACGCTGGCCAGGCCCGTCGTGCTCCCGACAATTCGCTCTGTGACCACGCCGTCTTATATCACGGCTTCAGCCATCACATTTGACGGCAATGCCGTGACATGTGATGGGTCAACCGTGAACACATCCTGAAATGACCGAAAAACCGACATCCCAGACTTGGCCCGGCGGCTGCACATAGAAGGGCCGGCATGGTACAGACACCTTATTTCCCCTTTGTTCAGGCGACCTCGCGGCGCCATCGGGCCGCCTTCCACGTCCTCTCGGTCCTCATCGTCGGCATATCGACACTGGTCGGCAGCGAGGTGGGCGCACAAGTGGCGAACACTGACGGCGGTTCGGCAGCCCCGCAGGCATCACAGGCCATCGCGGGCGCGACCCTCCCGAGCATCACGGGCGTCGTGCGCGACACCGCCGGGCTGCCGATGCCCGGCGTCGTGGCGCGCGTGCTGACCGAGGGCGGCCAGGGCGTCGGCGAGGCCATCAGCGACGAGAACGGCGTGTTCCGGATCGACGTGCGTCGGGCCGGCCGCTACCAGGTGCAGGTCACCCTCGAGGGGTTCGAGCCGGTGACCCGCCCCGTGGACGCCTCGATGGGCGGCATCGTCTCGGTGGACGTCGCCCTCGAGCCGCGGATGTCGGAGATGGTGGTGGTCGCCGCGCGACGCATGGACGAGGCGCTGCAGGCCGCGCCGATGACCGGGTCGGTGGTCGAGGGCGAGCAGCTCAACGACGCTGGCGCCTTCAACGTCAACCGTCTGCGCGAGCTCGTGCCGACGGTGCAGTTCTTCTCCACCAATCCCCGCAACTCCTCGGTGAGCATCCGCGGCCTCGGCCTGCCGTTCGGATTGACCAACGACGGCATCGAGCCGGCGGTGGGCATGTACGTCGACGGCGTGTTCTTCGCGCGGTCGGCGGCGGCCACGCTCGACCTCGTGGACGTCGAGCGGATCGAGGTGTTGCGAGGTCCGCAGGGCGCCGGTTTCGGCCGCAACACGACGGCCGGAGCGATCAGCGTGGTCAGTCGTCGTCCGAGCTTCACGCGCGAGTTCGACGCCGAGGTGACCGCCGGGTCGCTGGGCTTCGCGCAGGTCAAGTCCAGCGTCAACGTCCCGCTCGGCGCCCGGCTGTCGACCCGGTTCGCCTTCTCGGGCACCAGCCGTGACGGCCTGCTCTACAACACGACGACGCGCAGCGGGCTGAACGAGATGAACAACGTCGGCGGGCGCGGGCAGGTGCTGTACGCGCCGACCGACGGCTTCGCGATGGTGCTGGCCGCCGATCACACGCGCCAGCGTCCGCAGGGCTTCGCCCAGGTGGTCGCCGGTGTCGCGCCGACGCTGCGTCCGGCCAATCGCCAGTTCCCGCAGATCATCGCCGACCTGAACTACACGCCGCCGTCCTACAACGCCTTCGATCGCCTGACCGACGCCGACACGCCGCATCGCTCGAACCAGGACCTCGGCGGCACGTCGCTGACGATGGAGAAGCGACTCGGGTCGGCCAAGCTCACTTCGATCACCGCGTGGCGCTACTGGAACTGGGACCCGTCCAACGACCGCGACTTCCTCGGCCTGCCCGTGACGACGGTCTCGGCCAACCCGTCGAAGCAGCGGCAGTTCACCCAGGAGGTCCGCTACACGACGCCGTTGACGAGCAAGATCGCCTTCTCGGGCGGCGTGTTCGCCTTCCACCAGTCGATCGACTCCGACGGCCGCCAGGAGCACGGCTCGGCCGCCGCGCGCTTCCTGCTGCCGCCGACCCAGGCCGCCCTCACGCCCGGCCTGCTCGACGGCTACGGTCAGGTCGCCGACATCCAGTCCTCGTCGACGGCGGCCGCGCTCTTCGGCCAGGCCGAATGGTCGGTCACCGACCGGCTCACGCTGATCCCCGGCATCCGCCTCAATCACGACCGCAAGTCGCTCGACTACGACAGCCAGGTGTACGGCGGCCTGCAGACCACCGATCCGGTGCTGATCGCGCTGCAGCGCTCGGTGCTCGCTCCCCAGCAGTACGCGGCAGACGTCCGCGACACCAACGTCACCGGGCAGTTCACCGCGCGGTACCTGCTTGCGGGCACGACGCACGTCTTCGGCACGGTGTCGACGGCCGTCAAGCCGATCGGCCTGAACATGAACGGCGTCCCGGTCGACAGCACCGGCGCGCCGATCGTCAGCGCGGCCACGGTGCTGCCCGAACGCGTGCGCCACGCGGAGGGCGGCATCAAGACCGAGCCCTGGCGCGGCGTGCGCCTCAACCTCTCGGTGTTCAACACCGACGTGCACGATTTCCAGGCCAACGTGGTCAATGCCGACGTCGGCGTGCTGCGCGGGTACCTGGCCAACGCCGACCTGGTGCGGGTGCGGGGCGTGGAATTCGACGGCGCCGCCGAGATCACCAGTGCCGTATCGGTGTTCGGCGCGGCCGCCTGGACCGACGCGCGGTACGCCCGGTTCACCGACGCGCCCGCCCCGCTCGAGGAGACGGGTGGGCCGCTGGCCAAGGACATCTCGGGCAGCCGCCTGCCCGGCGTGCCCGAGTGGGCGCTCACCTTCGGCGTCGAGGCCCGTCGCGGCGCGACCCTGTTCTCGCAGTCCGGTGAGTTGTTCGTCGCCGGCGACACCAGCTACCGCACCGAGTTCTCGTCGAGCGCCACGCCGTCCCTCTACCTCAACGTGCCGGCGTACGCGCTGGCCAACCTGCGGGCGGGCTACCGCTGGGGCAACGGCTGGATGGTCTCGGTGTGGTGCCGCAATGCGTTCGACACCGATTACCTGGAACTGCTCTCGGCGGCCCCGGGCAACTCGGGACTCTACGTGGGCATGCCGGGCGAGCCCCGCACCTGGGGCGTCACGCTGCGCATGGCCCTCCGCTCGCCGGGGCGTCCATAGGGCGCTCGCCTGACGAGTCACCACGAGGCATCCTGACATGCAGGCACACACGTCCCCGGCCACGCCCGCGACCGCTGACGCGATCCACGTCCCGGCGTGGCAGTTCTACCTGTACTTCCTCCGGCTCGGCGCCACCGGCTTCGGCGGCCCGATCGCCCTTGCGGGCTTCATGCAGCGGGATCTGGTGGAGCAGAAGCGCTGGATCTCGCGCGAGGACTACACCGACGGCCTGGCGCTCGCGCAGCTGGCGCCCGGCCCGCTGGCCGCGCAGTTGGCCATCTACCTCGGCTACGTGCGCGGCGGCAGGGTCGGCGCGACCATCGTCGCGGCGTGCTTCATCCTGCCGTCCTTCCTGATGGTCTGGGCCCTGTCGGTCGCCTACGTCAGGTTCGGCGGCCTCCCGTGGATGCAGGCGCTGTTCTACGGCATCGGCGCCGTGGTGATCGGCGTGATCGCACGGTCGGCCCAGAAGCTGACCGCGCTGACGCTGGGACGCAGCCCGCTGCTCTGGGCGATCTTCGGGGTGATGGCAATCACCACGGCATGGACGGAGCGGGAGATCGCCTGGATGTTCATCGCGGCAGGCGTCCTCACCACGCTGATCGCGACCTGGCGCATGGCCCGGGAGGAGCGGCAGTTGGACGCCTCGGGCGCCGGCCTGTTCGCGCTCGCGTCGGCTCCCCTGGCCACGGCTGCCGTGCCCCCGACCCTCACCACGGTGTTCTGGGTGTTCGTCAAGGCCGGCGCGTTCGTGTTCGGCAGCGGCCTGGCGATCGTCCCCTTCCTGTACGGCGAGATCGTGCAGGTGCAGGGCTGGCTGACCGATCGGCAGTTCCTCGACGCGGTGGCGGTGGCGATGATCACGCCCGGCCCCGTGGTGATCACGGTGGCCTTCATCGGCTACCTCGCGGCCGGCACGTGGGGCATGACCGCGGCGGCGGTGGGCGTCTTCCTGCCGGTGTACGTGTTCGTGGTGCTCCCTGCGCCCTACTTCCGGAAGCACCGGTCACAGCCGCAGATCAAGGGCTTCGTCGACGGCGTGTCGGCTGCGGCCACCGGGGCGATCGCCGGCGCCGCCTGGGTGCTCGCGACACGGGCGCTGGTCGACGCGTGGACCGTGCTGCTCGCGGTGACCGCCTTCGTCGTGCTGTGGCGCTGGAAGGTCTCCGAGTTGTGGCTCATCGCCGGTGGCGCGCTGGTCGGCCTGCTCGTGGCAGGTGCCGCGCGGTCCTGAGGCGCGTCGCGCCAGCCCCCTCAGCCTTCGTCGAAGCCCAGCACGCGCAGCAATCGCAGCGCGTTGCCGGCATGTGCCGGTCCCGGTCGCAGACGGTAGTCGAAGGTCATCGTCACCGCGTCGCCCTCGCCGTGCAGCGTCTCCTGCAGGTGCACGCTCTCGGCGCGGGCGGTGAACGCAGGATCGGCGGCCAGTTCCAGGTCGTGCGTGGTCACCACCCCGACGGCCTGGCACCCCAGCAGATGCTCGACGACCGTGCGGACGGCCACCTGGCGCTCGCCGCTGTTGGTGCCCTGCAACACCTCGTCGAGCAGGTAGCAGACCCGGCGCGAGGCCCGGGCCTCGCGCGCCGCCGTCACGATGCCCTTCAGGCGCACCAGCGACGCCATGAAGAGCGAGAGCCCGAGTTCCAGCGAATCAGAGATGCGCATGCTCGTGTGCAGCGCGAGAGGCGGCAACGAGAGCCGCGAGGCACACACCGGGCCACCGGCATGCGCGAGCACCACGTTCACGCCGATCGCCCGCAGCAACGTGCTCTTGCCCGACATGTTGGAACCGGTCACGAGCAGGAAGCGGCCCGTCGGGCCGACGGTGACGTCGTTGGTCACGCGGACGGCGTCGGCCAGCAGGGGATGCCCGAGGCCCTCGGCCGACAACCGGTCGTGCGCCGCCGAGAGGTCGGGGAACGTCCACGAGGCGTGGTCGAACGCCAGTGAGGCGAGGCCGCCCAACGCCTCGACGCGGCCCACCGCCTCGAGCCACTTGCGCACGCCGCCGCCGTGACGGCGCCGCCAGCGCTCGATGGCCCACCACACGTGCAGGTCCCAGAGGGTCAGGGTCTGCAGCGGCGCGAACAGCCAGGCGGAGTGCCGCACGTCGGAGAGCGCGACCAGTTGCTCCAGCGCCCGCAGCGCCGGCGGAGCGGAGGACAGATCCCGTTGCGCCGCCTGCAGCAGCGGCGCCGCGAACGTCCGCGACTGCACGTGGTCGATCGCGGTCGCCCAGGGCCGCAGGCCGTGCTCGCCGGCCGCGCCGCCGATCGCGTGCTCGATCGGCTCGTGCACCCACCAGCGCAACACCCACCCGAGCAGGCCCGTGAGCAGCCACCAGGATCCCGTCACCACGCCGACCAGCGTGCCGACCGCCCCGGCGAGCGTGCACGCCGTCAACACGACGGCCACGAGCGGCACCCAGGCCCGTCCGGCCACGCCGTCGGGTTGCTCGGCCCACCGCACCGCGTGCGGCAGGCTTCGCGCGTCGTCGCCGGGCACGTCCGGGAGCGCCCGGGCGAGCGCCGTGAGGTGCTGCCGGACGTCGAGCAGGGGCGCCAGTTCCTGCACGGCCGCCTGCCGCGCGGCAATCACCTCGACAGGGTCGTCGGCGCCGTGCAGGAGCCATCCGGCCAGCGCCTGCCGGCCGGTCGGAGTGCGCACGGGGCCGAGTACCTGCGCGACCGAGGCATGCCCGAACACGTCGAGATCGACGGCGAACGGATGCTCGTCGGGGATGGTCGGCGTCCACGCGGCGGGCAGGTCACTCCAACGCCGCGCGAGTCGCGCGAGCGCGTCGCGATTGAGCGCAGCCATCGCCTGCGCGGCGTCCCGACGACGCTCGACACGATCGTGCCGCACGACCAGCCACGCGAAGGCGACGACACCAGCAGTGAGCAGGGCCGCCCACGCGGGCGCGCCGGACCGCACCATGCCGACGATCGCCGCCACGACGATCGCCGCGACCAGCAGTCGCAGCCGCGAGTACACCCGCGAGCGCGCGTCCTCCTGCGCCGCGACCGCGCCGAACTGCCTGAGCCTGGTCTCGTACGCCTCGGCTGGTGAGGTGAACGACGGGGACGCGGAGGCGAGAGGCACACCCCACGTTACCGCAGCCGCGTCGCCAGGGCATTGGTGCCAGCCGCCCAGTGCACGCTATCGGCGTCGCCATACATGGCGCGCTCGACGACGATCGAGGGCAGCGGATCGCCGTCCAGCAGGCCGAGCGCCTCGACGATGACGCCGAAGCGGGTGTCGCGCACGACGTCGGCGAACTCGGACTGGATGGCGACACTGGTGCGCGACGACGGCGCGAGCGCAACGACCCGATCGTGGGTCGTGCCGTCCTCGAGCACGACGGTCACGCGCGCCCGTCCCGGCGTCGTCGACGTGTTGGCGATGAGCACGTAGGTCTCGACCTCGGCGGGGCCGCCGGCCTCACCCTCGGCCAGCGCCCACGCGGTGCCCGCTTGCGTGGCGCCAGCCGAGGCGTGCGCCTCGTACCATGACGAGCCGTCGCCCGGCCACCACATCGCCCGCTCGACGACCAGCGGCACGCCGTTCAGCGACTCGACCGTCGTCGACACCGCCGCATCGGCGAGCGGCAGGCCGACCGTGCCCGCGAAGCGCTCCTGATCGACCCAGATGGTGGAACGCGAGGTGGCCGGCGCGATGAAGGAGCGCTGCAGCGTCTGGCCGGTCTCGAGCAGGTACGTCAGGCGCACGTCGGCGGCGACGTCACTCGGGTTGGCCACCAGCACGAACATGTCGAAGTAGGCGCCGGTCCGTCCCTCCGCCAGGAACCAGCGAGGCGTGGGCGCAGCCACGCCCATCACCTCATGACCGGCGTCGAACACGTGGGCCCGCGTGGAGCGGTACATCGCCCGCTCCGCGATGAAGGGTGCGCCGTCGACCGATTCGAGTACGGCGCTGAACTCGTCGGAGGCGAGCGCGCGCCCGAGCCCGGCGAAGTCCTCGACGTTGGCCCAGACGGTGGTCCGCGATCGCGGCGCGAGGTCGTACGTCTTCTCCAGCGGCGGGCCAGCCGCGCGCAGGAAGCGGGCCTGCACCGTGATGGTGTCGTCGCCGGGATTCTGCAACAGGTAGAAGAGCGAGAACCCGCTGTGGGTCGCACCCTCCGCGAAGTACCACCGCGACGACGCGTCAGCCGCCGCCGTCTCGGCGTGGGCACCGTAGCCGGCGCCATCCCACGTCATCGTCCGATCGACCACGATGGGCACGGACGCAGTGACCACCGTCGAGAACTCGGCCTGGTCGAGGCCGTCGGCGTCGCGCGGCCACACCGTGCGGCGTGCGTGCGCCGGCAGCGGCACGGTCTGCTCGACGACCGACCTCCCGGCGCGCAGGTACTGCAGCGAGGCAATCGTGTCGGTGTCGCCAGGGTTGAGCAACGCCAGGCGCGTGTCGAAGAAGCTGGACGTCGCGCCCTCGGCCAGGTAGCGCGTGTACGTCGACGGCGCGGCCGCCGGCACGAAGACCACCGTCGCCGTGCGCACGCCGTCGGCATGGGCCTGCGTGACCATCACGGTGGCCGAGCCGGAGGGCAGTGGCGACGGCACCCCCATGACGGCCAGGCCGGCGCCATCGCTGCTCGCCGGCAGTGCGGCGATCGACACTCGGGCGTCGCCCTGCCCCTGCAGCGGACTCACGGTAATCCACGCCGCGTCGGTCCACGCGCGCCATGCGGGCAGTGCCGCCGGCACGTCGAGCGTCAGCTCGTGGACCCCGCCGGCCGCAGGTGCGATCCACGCGTCCTCGGCGGTCCTCGCCGTGGGCGGGTGCGGGGCCTGCGAGACCGCAATCGCCCGACCGGCGACAGTGAGGGTCGCGCTGCGCGCGTCGGAGCCACCGTGCGGTGCCACCGTCACCGACACCGCGCCAGTGCCGACGCCCGAGGCAGGGGTCACCGAGATCCAGGGCGCCGGGCTGGTGGCCGTCCACGGCGCATCGACGATGGTCGACGTGACGATCACGCTGTGGCTGCCGCCTTGCGCGGGCTCGCTGATGGCGCCGGGCGACACCGAGAAGGTGGCGATGGCGCCATCCTGCGACACGGTGACCACGTGCCCGCCGATCAGCAGTTGCCCCGTCCTGGGCGACACCGACGGGTTCGCCGCGACGGTGATCGCCGCGTGGCCGCTGCCGGTGCCGCTGGTGGGACTCACGGTGGCCCATCCGACGTCGCTCGAGGCCGTCCACGCCACGCTCGGCGGGGTGACGCTTGCCGAGAGCGACACCACGCCGCCGGCCGCCGGCAAGGCCGCCGACGCGGGGCTGAGCGAGATCGAGTAGCCATCCTGCGTCACCGACACGGTGCGGCCCGCGATTGTCGCCGTCGCCGTGCGTGGCTGGGCCGACGATGCGTGCACCGAAGCGGTGAGGGTGACCGAGCCGTTGCCGGTGCCGCTCGACGCACTGGCCGTGAGCCATGGCTGGCTCGTGGTCGCCGTCCAGGGCGCGTCGGCAAGCGAACTGGTCACCGTGACCAGGTGCGTCCCGCCCGCCGCCGCGGGCATCCACGCCGATGACGACAGGGTGAACGTGGCGGTGCTGCCGGCCTGCGTGACGGTGACCTGGTGGCCGGCAACGGTGGCCGTGGCGGTGCGCGAGAGCG from Luteitalea sp. TBR-22 includes:
- a CDS encoding S8 family serine peptidase, producing the protein MRRARLLRALTLALLVVAGAAPASAQAPAIRLASGQPADGASGARLGQLRARVVLGTSVRLLVGMRLPAGVTAATSRSSLRPAVGRARNAVLARIGSRGRSVRAATTLPVLVVTVDLDGLDALVADPDVATLEEDFAAASRLTESVPLVQADQLWSEGYRGTGWAVAVLDDGVEASHPAFGGRVVQEACFSGATVVANSQCPNGATSQVGLGAAAPCATCTHGTHVAGIAAGNSGVAPDAPIVAVQVFSKDALAYYSDILLAIDHVLTLADTMGIAALNLSIGSGSGLPTPCDATSSSMYAAFAALRAAGIAPVVAAGNSGATTNGLEFPGCLSNAVSVGATDDADAVASFGNTASGMQLFAPGVGIVAPVPGGGTAARSGTSMATPHVAGAWALLKQRLPTASVTAVLTALRSTGLSIFDSGTGVSFPRIRIALAAEAMAAFTVTPASWSAAPAGGTESVALTSAADGATWSASSNASWLGVSPASGVGSATVTLTASANAASALSRTATATVAGHQVTVTQAGSTATFTLSSSAWMPAAAGGTHLVTVTSSLADAPWTATTSQPWLTASASSGTGNGSVTLTASVHASSAQPRTATATIAGRTVSVTQDGYSISLSPASAALPAAGGVVSLSASVTPPSVAWTASSDVGWATVSPTSGTGSGHAAITVAANPSVSPRTGQLLIGGHVVTVSQDGAIATFSVSPGAISEPAQGGSHSVIVTSTIVDAPWTATSPAPWISVTPASGVGTGAVSVTVAPHGGSDARSATLTVAGRAIAVSQAPHPPTARTAEDAWIAPAAGGVHELTLDVPAALPAWRAWTDAAWITVSPLQGQGDARVSIAALPASSDGAGLAVMGVPSPLPSGSATVMVTQAHADGVRTATVVFVPAAAPSTYTRYLAEGATSSFFDTRLALLNPGDTDTIASLQYLRAGRSVVEQTVPLPAHARRTVWPRDADGLDQAEFSTVVTASVPIVVDRTMTWDGAGYGAHAETAAADASSRWYFAEGATHSGFSLFYLLQNPGDDTITVQARFLRAAGPPLEKTYDLAPRSRTTVWANVEDFAGLGRALASDEFSAVLESVDGAPFIAERAMYRSTRAHVFDAGHEVMGVAAPTPRWFLAEGRTGAYFDMFVLVANPSDVAADVRLTYLLETGQTLQRSFIAPATSRSTIWVDQERFAGTVGLPLADAAVSTTVESLNGVPLVVERAMWWPGDGSSWYEAHASAGATQAGTAWALAEGEAGGPAEVETYVLIANTSTTPGRARVTVVLEDGTTHDRVVALAPSSRTSVAIQSEFADVVRDTRFGVIVEALGLLDGDPLPSIVVERAMYGDADSVHWAAGTNALATRLR